From a single Lactococcus allomyrinae genomic region:
- the rpsI gene encoding 30S ribosomal protein S9, whose product MAQVQYAGTGRRKNAVARVRLVPGTGKITVNNRDVEQYIPHADMRLVINQPFAATQTEGAYDTLVNVNGGGVSGQAGAIRHGIARALLEVDPDFRGSLKRAGLLTRDARMVERKKAGLKKARKASQFSKR is encoded by the coding sequence ATGGCACAAGTACAATATGCCGGCACAGGCCGTCGTAAAAATGCAGTAGCACGCGTACGTCTCGTACCTGGTACTGGTAAAATCACTGTAAATAACCGTGATGTTGAACAATATATTCCACATGCTGATATGCGTTTGGTTATCAACCAACCATTTGCAGCCACACAAACAGAAGGTGCTTATGACACACTCGTAAACGTTAATGGTGGCGGTGTATCAGGTCAAGCAGGAGCTATCCGTCATGGTATCGCCCGTGCATTGCTTGAAGTGGACCCTGACTTCCGCGGTTCTTTGAAACGCGCTGGTCTTCTTACACGTGACGCTCGTATGGTTGAACGTAAAAAAGCTGGTCTCAAGAAAGCCCGTAAAGCATCACAATTCTCAAAACGTTAA
- the rplM gene encoding 50S ribosomal protein L13, which translates to MMKTTFMANAQNVDRKWYVVDATDVPLGRLSAVVASVLRGKNKPTYTPHADAGDFVIVINAEKIKLTGKKATDKVYYSHSLHPGGLKSITAGELREKNAVKLIEKSVKGMLPHNTLGRAQGMKLKVFVGGEHTHAAQKPEVLDISGLI; encoded by the coding sequence ATGATGAAAACCACTTTCATGGCTAACGCACAAAACGTTGACCGTAAATGGTACGTAGTTGATGCGACAGATGTTCCTCTTGGACGTCTTTCTGCAGTTGTAGCAAGCGTACTTCGCGGTAAAAACAAACCAACTTATACACCTCATGCTGATGCAGGAGACTTTGTAATTGTTATCAATGCTGAAAAAATCAAATTGACTGGTAAAAAAGCAACAGATAAAGTTTACTATTCTCACTCACTTCACCCAGGTGGATTGAAATCAATCACAGCTGGTGAACTTCGTGAAAAGAACGCTGTTAAATTGATTGAAAAATCAGTTAAAGGTATGCTTCCACACAATACACTTGGTCGTGCACAAGGCATGAAACTTAAAGTGTTTGTTGGCGGAGAACACACTCATGCAGCTCAAAAACCTGAAGTTCTTGACATCTCAGGTTTAATCTAA
- the rnhC gene encoding ribonuclease HIII → MNIVLKLNKKELEQLYIKFNQYKTSSKNPYITFFAKVKKTSISVYTSGKVVFQGAEAEKLASVFGYSMQEVPENQTNIIGTDEVGNGSYFGGLFVVASYVNSENLAFLKKLGVADSKKLTDEKIIEIAPILMDKVLHIPLVVEPSKYNEVIESGYNAVSIKVALHNQAIFLLEQKLKKSPAAIIIDAFTTEANYKKYVKSEKNQVLTKVTLLTKAEDQFLAVAVSSIIARFLFLENLRTLSISSGFKLPSGAGANSDKIAAEIIKAKGIDSLRDLAKLHFANTKKALKISKI, encoded by the coding sequence ATGAACATTGTTCTAAAATTAAATAAAAAAGAACTTGAGCAGTTATATATTAAATTTAATCAGTATAAAACTTCATCTAAAAATCCTTATATTACTTTTTTTGCTAAAGTTAAAAAAACTTCTATCTCGGTCTATACTTCTGGGAAAGTTGTTTTTCAAGGTGCGGAAGCTGAAAAATTGGCTAGTGTTTTTGGATATAGTATGCAAGAAGTTCCAGAAAACCAAACTAATATTATTGGTACAGACGAAGTAGGAAACGGTTCTTATTTTGGAGGATTGTTTGTTGTTGCAAGTTACGTTAACTCTGAAAATCTTGCATTCTTGAAAAAACTTGGCGTTGCTGACTCCAAAAAACTGACTGATGAAAAAATTATAGAAATTGCTCCTATCTTAATGGACAAAGTCCTACATATTCCTCTAGTTGTTGAGCCTTCAAAATATAATGAGGTTATTGAATCAGGCTATAATGCTGTTAGTATTAAAGTTGCTTTGCATAATCAAGCCATTTTTTTGTTGGAACAAAAGTTAAAAAAATCTCCTGCTGCCATTATTATTGACGCTTTTACAACGGAGGCGAACTATAAGAAATATGTAAAAAGCGAGAAAAATCAGGTACTGACAAAAGTAACCCTACTGACCAAAGCAGAAGATCAATTTCTAGCAGTAGCAGTGAGTTCTATCATTGCTCGTTTTCTTTTTTTAGAAAATCTTAGGACCCTGTCTATTAGTTCTGGTTTCAAATTACCTAGTGGTGCAGGAGCAAATTCTGATAAAATTGCTGCTGAAATCATCAAAGCTAAAGGGATTGATTCTCTTCGAGATTTAGCAAAACTACATTTTGCTAATACTAAAAAAGCATTAAAAATCTCTAAAATATAG
- the lepB gene encoding signal peptidase I has translation MKKFLKEWGLFLAIIIVVVLSRIFVWSLVVVDGHSMDPTLADRERMVIVKTSQINRFDIVVAKETNNGETKDIVKRVIGMPGDVIKFDHDQLTINNKIYKEPYLQNFQQQLKDGKLEKTYAAYPLTDALTSQSRNFFVSLAQNTKAFTVDSTGNPVFTVTVPNGQYFLLGDNRVVSQDSRAVGTFKRSAIIGEAKLRIWPLNKISLIN, from the coding sequence ATGAAAAAATTTTTAAAAGAGTGGGGATTATTTCTCGCGATTATCATTGTAGTTGTTCTCTCTCGTATTTTTGTCTGGTCTCTAGTCGTTGTTGACGGACATTCAATGGATCCGACACTTGCTGACCGTGAGCGTATGGTCATTGTCAAAACTTCTCAGATCAATCGCTTTGATATTGTTGTTGCAAAAGAAACGAATAATGGCGAAACTAAGGATATAGTGAAACGAGTGATAGGTATGCCAGGTGACGTGATAAAATTTGATCATGATCAACTCACAATCAACAATAAAATTTATAAAGAACCTTATCTCCAAAATTTTCAACAGCAACTAAAAGATGGGAAGTTAGAAAAAACATATGCTGCTTATCCTTTGACTGATGCACTTACCTCACAAAGTCGAAACTTTTTCGTTAGTTTAGCTCAAAATACGAAAGCTTTCACAGTGGATAGTACTGGAAATCCTGTTTTCACCGTTACTGTACCTAATGGTCAATATTTCTTACTTGGTGACAATCGGGTTGTTTCTCAAGATAGTCGGGCTGTCGGGACATTTAAACGCTCTGCAATTATTGGTGAGGCAAAACTTAGAATATGGCCTCTCAATAAAATTTCTCTCATTAACTGA
- a CDS encoding DUF2127 domain-containing protein, with the protein MNIKNSNQKKEEKIIEKSFDIVLLLKSIFAIVEIIGGIAMLFMTPERVNNVVHWFSKGELHEVPNDFFINLIVNFGHHFTAGTQYLAAVYLLSHGLIKIIALFLLWRKILWSYPLSIVVFLGFIIYQLNEFATRHSIFMILVSIVDVIMIVLTVLEYRNLKHKKKY; encoded by the coding sequence GTGAATATAAAAAATAGCAATCAAAAAAAAGAAGAAAAAATTATTGAGAAAAGTTTTGATATTGTTTTACTGCTAAAGAGTATTTTTGCAATTGTTGAAATTATTGGCGGTATTGCAATGCTCTTTATGACTCCAGAGCGCGTGAACAATGTCGTCCATTGGTTTTCAAAAGGTGAATTACACGAAGTTCCCAACGATTTTTTCATCAATCTCATTGTTAATTTTGGACATCATTTCACAGCAGGAACACAATACCTTGCTGCAGTCTACTTACTGTCGCATGGCTTGATAAAAATAATCGCTTTATTTCTTTTATGGAGAAAAATTTTGTGGTCCTATCCTCTGTCAATAGTAGTCTTTCTTGGTTTTATTATTTATCAGCTCAATGAATTTGCTACTCGCCATTCAATTTTTATGATTTTAGTTTCGATTGTTGACGTGATAATGATTGTGCTTACCGTCCTTGAATATCGCAATTTAAAGCATAAAAAAAAATACTGA
- the fusA gene encoding elongation factor G, producing the protein MAREFSLANTRNIGIMAHVDAGKTTTTERVLYYTGKIHKIGETHEGASQMDWMEQEQERGITITSAATTAQWKGNRVNIIDTPGHVDFTIEVQRSLRVLDGAVTVLDAQSGVEPQTETVWRQATEYGVPRIVFANKMDKIGADFYYSLSTLGDRLGANAHPIQIPIGAEDDFIGIIDLVTMKSEIYTNDLGTDIKETVVGSDEFNAELASLNFNAEEYTELANEWREKLIEAIADFDEVIMEKYFSGEEITEAELKSAIRKATINVDFYPMLAGSAFKNKGVQMMLDAVIDYLPSPLDIPAIKGVNPDTDAEDERPASDEAPFAALAFKIMTDPFVGRLSFFRVYSGTLDAGSYVMNTSKGKRERIGRILQMHANTRKEIQTVYAGDIAAAVGLKNTTTGDSLTDEKAPIILESIEVPEPVIQLMVEPKTKADQDKMGVALQKLAEEDPTFRVETNPETGETVISGMGELHLDVLVDRMKREFKVEANVGAPQVAYRETFRAGTSARGFFKRQSGGKGQYGDVWIEFAPNEEGAGFEFENAIVGGVVPREFVPAVEKGLVETMANGVLAGYPMVDIKAKLYDGSYHDVDSSETAFKVAASLAMKEAAKTAQPAILEPMMKVTITVPEENLGDIMGHVTARRGQVNSMEAHGKSQIVNAFIPLAEMFGYATTLRSSTQGRGTFMMVFDHYSDVPKSIQEEIIAKNGRNAD; encoded by the coding sequence ATGGCTCGCGAATTTTCACTTGCTAATACACGTAATATCGGTATCATGGCCCACGTCGATGCTGGTAAAACAACAACAACTGAACGTGTTCTTTACTACACTGGGAAAATCCACAAAATCGGTGAAACTCACGAAGGTGCATCACAAATGGACTGGATGGAGCAAGAACAAGAACGTGGTATCACCATCACATCTGCTGCAACCACTGCTCAATGGAAAGGTAACCGTGTCAACATCATTGACACTCCAGGTCACGTTGACTTCACTATTGAAGTACAACGCTCACTTCGTGTCCTTGACGGTGCTGTGACTGTTCTTGATGCTCAATCAGGTGTAGAACCACAAACTGAAACAGTTTGGCGTCAAGCGACTGAATATGGAGTTCCACGTATCGTTTTTGCTAACAAAATGGATAAAATCGGTGCTGATTTCTACTACTCGCTTTCTACTTTGGGCGATCGTTTGGGTGCTAATGCACACCCAATCCAAATTCCAATTGGTGCAGAAGATGATTTCATCGGTATTATTGACTTAGTAACTATGAAGTCTGAAATCTATACTAATGACCTTGGGACAGATATCAAAGAAACAGTTGTTGGTTCAGATGAATTTAACGCTGAATTGGCATCTTTGAACTTCAACGCTGAAGAGTACACAGAACTTGCAAACGAGTGGCGTGAAAAACTTATCGAAGCGATTGCTGACTTTGATGAAGTAATTATGGAAAAATACTTCTCAGGTGAAGAAATTACGGAAGCAGAACTTAAATCAGCTATCCGTAAAGCAACAATCAATGTTGATTTCTACCCAATGCTTGCAGGTTCTGCCTTCAAGAATAAAGGTGTTCAAATGATGCTTGATGCAGTTATTGACTACCTTCCAAGTCCACTTGATATTCCTGCAATTAAAGGTGTGAACCCAGATACAGATGCAGAAGATGAACGCCCAGCATCAGATGAAGCTCCATTTGCTGCACTTGCATTCAAGATTATGACTGACCCATTCGTTGGACGTCTTTCATTCTTCCGTGTTTACTCAGGTACACTTGATGCTGGTTCATACGTTATGAATACTTCAAAAGGTAAACGTGAACGTATCGGACGTATCCTTCAAATGCACGCTAACACACGTAAAGAAATTCAAACTGTTTATGCTGGCGATATTGCCGCTGCTGTTGGATTGAAAAATACAACAACTGGTGACTCATTGACAGATGAAAAAGCACCAATCATTCTTGAATCAATAGAAGTTCCAGAACCAGTTATCCAATTGATGGTAGAGCCTAAAACTAAGGCTGACCAAGATAAGATGGGTGTTGCCCTTCAAAAATTGGCTGAAGAAGATCCAACTTTCCGCGTTGAAACAAACCCTGAAACTGGTGAAACAGTTATCTCTGGTATGGGGGAACTTCACTTGGACGTTCTTGTTGACCGTATGAAACGTGAATTCAAAGTTGAAGCAAACGTTGGTGCGCCTCAAGTTGCTTATCGTGAAACATTCCGCGCTGGAACTTCAGCACGTGGATTCTTCAAACGTCAATCAGGTGGTAAAGGTCAATACGGTGACGTATGGATTGAATTCGCACCTAATGAAGAAGGTGCTGGATTTGAATTTGAAAACGCAATCGTCGGTGGTGTTGTTCCTCGTGAATTCGTACCAGCCGTTGAAAAAGGTTTGGTAGAAACTATGGCTAATGGTGTCCTTGCTGGATATCCAATGGTTGATATCAAAGCTAAACTTTATGATGGTTCATACCATGATGTCGATTCATCTGAAACGGCCTTCAAAGTTGCGGCTTCACTTGCAATGAAAGAAGCTGCTAAGACTGCACAACCTGCAATCCTTGAACCAATGATGAAAGTTACGATTACTGTTCCTGAAGAAAATCTTGGAGATATTATGGGTCACGTGACTGCTCGTCGTGGTCAAGTTAACTCAATGGAAGCTCACGGTAAATCACAAATCGTTAATGCTTTCATTCCACTTGCTGAAATGTTTGGATATGCGACAACACTTCGCTCATCTACACAAGGTCGCGGTACTTTCATGATGGTATTTGACCACTACTCAGATGTACCAAAATCTATTCAAGAAGAAATCATTGCTAAAAACGGTCGTAACGCTGACTAA
- the rpsG gene encoding 30S ribosomal protein S7, with protein MRKNRAPKREVLADPMYNSVVVTRLINRVMLDGKRGVAAQIVYGAFKQIEEATGNNPLEVFETAMENIMPVLEVRARRVGGSNYQVPVEVRPERRTTLGLRWLVTIARNRGEHTMQDRLAKEILDAANNTGAAVKKREDTHKMAEANRAFAHFRW; from the coding sequence ATGCGTAAAAATCGTGCCCCAAAACGTGAAGTTTTGGCAGACCCAATGTATAATTCAGTCGTAGTAACTCGTCTTATCAACCGCGTTATGCTTGATGGTAAACGTGGTGTTGCGGCTCAAATCGTTTACGGAGCTTTCAAACAAATTGAAGAAGCTACTGGAAACAATCCACTTGAAGTTTTTGAAACTGCTATGGAAAATATCATGCCAGTTCTTGAAGTTCGCGCGCGTCGTGTTGGTGGCTCTAACTATCAAGTTCCAGTTGAAGTTCGTCCAGAACGTCGTACAACACTTGGACTTCGTTGGTTGGTAACAATTGCTCGTAACCGTGGTGAACACACTATGCAAGATCGTCTTGCAAAAGAAATCTTGGATGCAGCTAACAACACAGGTGCAGCAGTTAAGAAACGTGAAGATACTCACAAAATGGCTGAAGCTAACCGTGCGTTCGCTCACTTCCGTTGGTAA
- the rpsL gene encoding 30S ribosomal protein S12 — protein sequence MPTINQLVRKPRQAQVTKSKSPAMNVGYNSRKKVQTKLASPQKRGVATRVGTMTPKKPNSALRKFARVRLSNLMEVTAYIPGIGHNLQEHSVVLLRGGRVKDLPGVRYHIVRGALDTAGVSDRKQSRSKYGAKKPKA from the coding sequence ATGCCTACAATTAATCAATTAGTACGCAAACCTCGTCAAGCTCAAGTGACTAAATCTAAATCACCAGCTATGAACGTTGGCTACAATAGCCGTAAAAAAGTACAAACTAAACTTGCCAGCCCACAAAAACGTGGTGTTGCAACTCGTGTTGGTACAATGACACCTAAGAAACCTAACTCAGCGCTCCGTAAGTTCGCTCGTGTACGTCTTTCAAACCTTATGGAAGTTACAGCATACATCCCAGGTATTGGACATAACCTCCAAGAACACAGCGTTGTGCTTCTTCGTGGTGGACGTGTGAAAGACCTTCCAGGGGTACGTTACCATATTGTTCGTGGTGCGCTTGATACTGCTGGTGTGTCTGACCGTAAACAAAGCCGTTCTAAATACGGTGCTAAAAAACCAAAAGCTTAA
- a CDS encoding serine hydrolase: MKKIAILLCTLLTALSVLTGISVSAATPSSNNFSVAAKSAIAVDASSGKILYAQNADDSSTAIASVTKLLTAYLVYKDIAEGKLSWTTKVPISQYAYDLTQNSNASNIPLAKDETYTVKDLMNALLIPSANSAAVALAEKVAGSEPKFVDMMTAQMKAWGINDTHLVNASGLPNDDLNGHIYPDSSNTATNTMSAKAVAVLSYHLIKDYPQVLDITKQVQLPFDAGGKTQTTLTNTNQMLKGFTNSRAGVDGLKTGSTSFQIDCFAGTTTQNGFRIITVILDADNPAVDNSTPFTLTNQLMNYVYGHWCTASLTQKGKAIKDFDKISLTDGKQKSVNLVAGETINPVVPFATDGSADLKSLSIKYSQKKTKTIEAPVTKGQKIVTVSASLKDKLGYLPGSSTAQFSLIAKNDVEKSNPLKVFWNHFVIFVNEKL; the protein is encoded by the coding sequence ATGAAAAAAATTGCAATTCTTCTTTGTACCTTACTGACAGCATTGTCAGTGCTAACAGGTATTTCTGTCAGCGCCGCTACTCCTTCTAGTAATAATTTTTCCGTAGCTGCAAAATCTGCAATTGCGGTTGACGCTTCTAGTGGAAAGATTTTATATGCCCAAAATGCAGATGATTCAAGCACAGCAATTGCCTCAGTAACTAAGCTTTTAACTGCTTATCTCGTTTATAAAGATATTGCTGAAGGGAAACTCAGTTGGACAACTAAAGTGCCAATTTCTCAATATGCCTATGATTTAACGCAAAATAGTAATGCAAGCAATATTCCACTTGCTAAAGACGAAACCTATACCGTCAAAGACCTCATGAACGCTCTTTTAATCCCCTCAGCGAACTCTGCTGCTGTGGCACTTGCTGAAAAAGTTGCTGGTTCTGAACCAAAGTTTGTAGATATGATGACCGCTCAAATGAAAGCTTGGGGCATTAACGACACACATCTAGTCAATGCTTCAGGACTTCCAAATGATGATTTGAATGGACATATTTATCCTGATTCAAGTAACACAGCCACGAACACAATGAGCGCTAAAGCTGTAGCTGTGCTTTCTTATCATCTCATCAAAGATTATCCTCAAGTTTTAGATATTACCAAACAAGTGCAGCTTCCCTTTGATGCTGGTGGGAAAACACAAACCACCCTTACTAATACTAATCAGATGCTTAAAGGGTTTACAAACTCACGCGCAGGGGTTGATGGTCTGAAGACAGGGTCAACTAGCTTTCAAATTGACTGTTTTGCTGGTACAACAACCCAAAATGGTTTTCGCATCATTACAGTTATCTTAGATGCAGATAATCCCGCTGTTGATAATTCAACTCCTTTTACTCTTACTAATCAATTAATGAATTACGTCTATGGACATTGGTGCACAGCTAGTCTTACTCAAAAGGGGAAAGCGATAAAAGATTTCGACAAAATTTCTTTGACTGACGGAAAACAGAAATCTGTTAACCTTGTCGCAGGAGAAACAATCAATCCTGTAGTTCCCTTTGCTACTGATGGAAGCGCTGATTTAAAATCTTTATCTATCAAATACAGTCAGAAAAAAACTAAAACAATCGAAGCACCCGTTACAAAGGGACAAAAGATTGTTACAGTGTCTGCTTCACTCAAGGATAAGCTTGGCTACCTTCCAGGAAGTTCGACAGCTCAATTTTCACTCATTGCTAAAAATGATGTAGAAAAGAGCAATCCACTCAAGGTTTTCTGGAATCATTTCGTCATTTTTGTGAATGAGAAATTATAA
- a CDS encoding GRP family sugar transporter, with product MQGVLLALVPMVAWGSIGFVANKFGGNAKQQTLGMTLGAFVFALIVFLFRQPHLTWPIFLIGFIGGLIWSIGQFGQFNSMKYMGVSVASPLSSGTQLVLGGLIGVFAFHEWTKQIQFILGFIAMIVLVIGFYFSAKRDPENTVIHEHHNYGKGLMWLTYSTLGYVAYVILFNNLSALWFNIHFDTLTIILPMSLGMIVGAIAMGGGKIKLEKYVFQNMIVGIMWGIGNIFMLMAAREAGNAIAFSFSQLGIIISTIGGILFLGEKKTKKELGYVAIGMILFVVGALLLAVVKSKG from the coding sequence ATGCAAGGAGTTCTGCTTGCGCTTGTTCCAATGGTCGCATGGGGTTCAATTGGTTTTGTCGCAAACAAATTTGGTGGCAATGCCAAACAGCAAACGCTTGGGATGACGCTTGGCGCATTTGTTTTTGCACTTATTGTTTTCTTGTTCCGCCAGCCACATTTAACATGGCCAATCTTCTTGATTGGATTTATCGGAGGATTGATTTGGTCAATCGGCCAGTTTGGTCAGTTTAACTCGATGAAATATATGGGAGTATCTGTGGCCAGCCCACTTTCTTCGGGTACGCAGCTTGTACTTGGCGGTTTGATTGGTGTTTTCGCTTTTCATGAATGGACAAAACAAATTCAATTTATTCTTGGATTCATTGCCATGATTGTTTTGGTAATTGGTTTTTATTTCTCGGCGAAAAGGGACCCTGAAAATACTGTAATTCATGAACATCATAATTATGGTAAAGGCTTGATGTGGTTGACTTATTCTACTTTGGGTTATGTGGCTTATGTTATTTTGTTTAATAATCTGTCAGCACTTTGGTTCAACATACATTTCGATACATTGACCATCATTTTGCCAATGTCATTGGGAATGATTGTTGGCGCTATTGCTATGGGTGGTGGTAAAATCAAACTTGAAAAGTATGTTTTTCAAAATATGATTGTTGGTATTATGTGGGGCATCGGAAATATCTTTATGTTGATGGCAGCTAGAGAAGCAGGAAATGCAATTGCTTTTTCATTTTCGCAACTTGGGATTATCATTTCGACAATTGGAGGAATTCTTTTCCTAGGAGAAAAGAAAACCAAAAAGGAGTTGGGTTATGTGGCGATAGGTATGATTCTTTTCGTCGTTGGTGCTCTATTGCTTGCTGTTGTTAAGTCAAAAGGTTAA
- a CDS encoding tRNA (mnm(5)s(2)U34)-methyltransferase produces the protein MLKALAMAHSCLEEIIKPNDIVVDATMGNGYDTLFLSNLTDNIFAFDVQNEAIEATEKRLSFAGKNVIKISDFENEKLLTENPSVKLILDGHENVRKYVKKPIKAAIFNLGYLPKADKTVITKPDTTLTALSSLTELLVTGGRIALMIYYGHEGGEKEKNAVIHWVSTLNQKTWDVFTYGPLNQVHTPPILVILEKK, from the coding sequence ATGTTAAAAGCTTTAGCAATGGCACATAGCTGCTTGGAAGAGATTATAAAACCTAACGATATTGTGGTGGATGCAACAATGGGAAATGGCTATGATACGCTGTTTCTGTCAAATTTGACGGATAATATTTTTGCTTTTGATGTGCAAAATGAAGCAATTGAAGCGACTGAAAAAAGATTATCTTTTGCCGGAAAAAATGTTATCAAAATTTCGGATTTCGAAAATGAAAAGTTACTGACAGAAAACCCGTCAGTAAAATTAATTTTAGATGGACATGAAAACGTTCGTAAGTATGTCAAAAAGCCGATTAAGGCTGCAATTTTTAATTTGGGTTATTTACCAAAAGCAGACAAAACAGTCATTACAAAGCCTGATACAACACTGACAGCTTTGTCATCACTAACAGAACTGTTGGTTACTGGTGGTAGAATCGCTCTTATGATTTATTATGGTCATGAGGGTGGAGAGAAGGAAAAAAATGCGGTTATTCATTGGGTTTCTACCCTTAATCAAAAGACTTGGGACGTTTTTACCTATGGTCCGCTCAACCAAGTTCATACTCCACCGATTTTAGTGATTTTGGAAAAGAAATAG
- a CDS encoding nucleotidyltransferase domain-containing protein, which yields MTETDWREQLIFELTEECSKINGILGMFLGGSLASGGADEFSDVDLRLLIEHGVSKSEFLSVLTKREDLLFIETLTEHYAVLHFEHFVKIDVFVYFLEELSPSVWLRKIKILMDTNDFLSVLTRRSMSEKFQLTQEEFDFYLGKFYAYVHEIFRRSQREEWNYAQECGIYLKNILCTFWYIALGEQPNSLGNWSKYEGKRSKLSLEQQNWLVKYTSVSNVQNFLTEVTERAFSVLTEIGERWKVDFDDEKFRKVVEKVDVKSFSNGT from the coding sequence ATGACTGAAACGGATTGGCGTGAGCAGTTAATCTTTGAATTAACTGAAGAATGCTCAAAAATTAATGGGATTTTAGGAATGTTTCTAGGTGGTTCATTAGCAAGTGGTGGTGCGGATGAATTTTCGGATGTGGATTTACGATTACTGATAGAGCATGGTGTAAGTAAGTCTGAATTTTTGTCAGTGCTGACAAAAAGAGAGGATTTGCTGTTTATCGAAACTCTGACGGAACATTATGCCGTTTTACATTTTGAGCATTTTGTTAAAATTGATGTGTTTGTTTATTTTCTTGAAGAGTTGTCACCGTCAGTCTGGTTAAGGAAAATCAAAATTTTGATGGATACGAATGATTTTTTATCAGTACTGACAAGGCGGTCAATGAGTGAAAAATTTCAACTTACTCAAGAAGAATTTGATTTTTATCTAGGAAAATTTTACGCTTATGTTCATGAAATTTTCAGGAGGAGTCAACGTGAAGAATGGAACTATGCGCAGGAGTGCGGTATTTATCTAAAAAATATCCTCTGTACTTTTTGGTATATAGCGTTGGGGGAACAGCCTAATAGTCTAGGAAATTGGTCAAAGTACGAGGGGAAGCGGTCAAAATTGTCGTTAGAGCAGCAGAACTGGCTAGTTAAATATACTTCGGTAAGCAATGTTCAAAACTTTTTGACGGAAGTTACTGAGCGGGCTTTTTCAGTGCTGACAGAAATTGGTGAGCGATGGAAAGTGGATTTTGATGATGAAAAATTTAGAAAAGTGGTAGAGAAAGTAGATGTTAAAAGCTTTAGCAATGGCACATAG
- a CDS encoding TIGR01212 family radical SAM protein (This family includes YhcC from E. coli K-12, an uncharacterized radical SAM protein.), with amino-acid sequence MEKRYTTWNEYLRLNFGEKIFKVPIDAGFDCPNRDGTVAHGGCTFCTVSGSGDMILEPEAPIAQQFEAEVVQFHKKWPGVKKYIVYFQNFTNTHAPVEILRERFEVAVCQPDVVGISIGTRPDCLPEEVVDYLAELNERMEVWIDLGLQTTYEETSDLINRAHDYVTYVDAVKRLRVHGINVCTHLINGLPGETSEMMVENVRRMVLDSDIQGVKLHLLHLMKNTRLQRDYHAGKLQLMSREEYVKVICDQLEMIPKEIVIHRLTGDAPRDLIIGPMWSLKKWEVLNSIDAEMERRGSVQGCRDIRVSNDVTF; translated from the coding sequence ATGGAAAAACGATATACAACATGGAATGAGTATTTAAGATTAAATTTTGGTGAAAAAATATTTAAAGTCCCTATTGATGCTGGATTTGATTGCCCTAATAGGGATGGAACTGTCGCTCATGGTGGCTGTACTTTTTGCACGGTTTCGGGCTCTGGAGATATGATTTTGGAGCCGGAGGCACCGATTGCGCAGCAGTTTGAGGCGGAAGTGGTTCAATTTCATAAGAAATGGCCTGGGGTTAAGAAATATATTGTATATTTTCAAAATTTTACAAATACACACGCACCTGTTGAGATTTTGCGTGAGCGTTTTGAAGTGGCAGTATGTCAACCTGATGTGGTGGGGATTTCGATTGGAACACGTCCAGATTGTTTGCCTGAGGAAGTGGTAGATTATTTGGCGGAATTAAATGAGCGAATGGAGGTTTGGATTGATCTCGGCTTACAGACGACATATGAGGAAACATCAGATTTAATCAATCGTGCTCATGATTATGTAACTTATGTTGATGCTGTGAAACGTTTGAGGGTTCACGGGATTAATGTTTGTACACATTTGATTAATGGTTTGCCGGGTGAAACTTCTGAAATGATGGTTGAAAATGTGAGACGTATGGTATTGGATTCAGATATTCAAGGGGTAAAATTACATTTACTGCATTTAATGAAGAATACACGTTTGCAACGAGATTATCATGCCGGAAAATTACAACTCATGTCTCGAGAGGAATATGTGAAAGTGATTTGTGACCAGCTAGAAATGATTCCTAAGGAAATTGTTATTCATCGTTTGACTGGAGACGCACCACGTGATTTGATTATTGGTCCGATGTGGTCTTTGAAAAAGTGGGAAGTTTTGAATAGTATTGATGCTGAAATGGAACGACGAGGCTCAGTACAAGGCTGTCGTGATATTCGGGTGTCAAATGATGTGACTTTTTAG